A stretch of the Carassius carassius chromosome 6, fCarCar2.1, whole genome shotgun sequence genome encodes the following:
- the LOC132142195 gene encoding lysine-specific demethylase 4C-like isoform X1, which produces MAGIGSSATANPACKIMTFRPTMEEFKDFNQYLVYMESQGAHRAGLAKVIPPKDWKPRRNYDDIDDFIIQAPIQQMVAGQSGLFTQYNIQKKPLTVQDFRRLANSDMYCTPRYLNYEDLERKYWKNLTFVSPIYGADVSGTLYDEDIEEWNIGHLNSILDVIEEDCGVSIQGVNTPYLYFGMWKTSFSWHTEDMDLYSINYLHFGEPKSWYAIPPEHGKRLERLAIGFFPNSFKSCEAFLRHKMTLISPSVLKKYSIPFDKITQEAGEFMITFPYGYHAGFNHGFNCAESTNFASIRWIDYGKVATQCTCSKDMVKISMDPFVRRFQPDRYQAWTQGKDSCPLDHTLATPSTTPELQSWLQRRRRKAPATTSVHYPRRSSKRLKTEDTAPVKGGSRRSRGAALTSKDKDKEDPVKHQKESQNSGQLKGLTGPCRQMCVVKVTRVENDLLAHSSRQVKDASPERLSTPATSDPGHSSSQTSSDFDEDQVSSNTSSTAQPGPEPTSESDVTVDVTLDSERTTESPYQTSNCESAPETSASSIPVTHGSRPNSTGDVVLFLEADSQQAKIETEEAVTESSIDCGTSALYKEQSSIRLDSAQDSETSENRTNPEIQTTQFCEMPLLMPELSEERVDPQSLAPEMPSLTLAVRPDTTNHNPNDSAPVLHLEKSHSPPVITEDAATWSETACHDWPFVAPQECVNQSQNTITDSFITKPSCPSLVPEWGPPEESRHEHTCPSTDQNTPNESVSQFKMTNHSILQCSTIANMDLIDTRDSEMTDNSVGRNLEEQSSSQTSFMESKTFTIWKNLSSQNPAVLIESLQPELVMGLTTGGSSLTDYAHESLPYTMWSESGCQQEKFPDSPNSSSCTQTWTNLEPIPMQCSGADVDPNAPPDLRQQNVELEPAEACVLGQQAGSQEPQEEEFKGQEYYEGAKSEHDGSVSDSDSCESGDKGADSSSESSEENATSDPEYVETGLEPGEVCTYQMQTVKKTTKSWRHPLRKPTARAVPSAVKQQAASDDETVEEGATEEEDPETEEWAKPLVHLWQHRKAHLQYEREYNMTAAQTAPHCAVCTLFLPYCQPDNLEERRHDVLTRAATESQGSCSQETSFRSRPLIPEICFAYQEGPCPLNTLLEEDGSSPLVACDSCCVQVHASCYGVAAHDVGPEWTCDRCVSADLAAGCCLCNLRGGALKRTSDDRWAHVMCAVGLPEVKFIDVVKRAPIDISAIPVQRYKLKCIYCRNRIKKLSGACIQCSCGRCPTSFHVTCAHAAGVPMEPDDWPYVVFITCHRHQSRSSSADYLLNRKSSQSLKTKLLNSSKSKVSKSELEVGQTVISKHKNLRYYSSRVTQVTAHTFYEVMFDDGSFSNDTFPEDIVSRDCAQLGPPEVGEAVQVKWPDGLFYGAKYLGSNTSYMYQVEFEDGSQVLAKREDIYTLDEDLPKKVKGRLSTASSMRFQDAFFTTQGERKRRRTPNSRFQTDYIAHISPRTFARIPETRSKAN; this is translated from the exons ATGGCAGGCATTGGGTCAAGTGCCACGGCTAACCCTGCCTGTAAGATCATGACCTTCAGACCTACCATGGAGGAGTTTAAAGACTTCAACCAGTACCTGGTTTATATGGAGTCTCAGGGAGCTCATCGTGCAGGACTGGCCAAG GTCATTCCACCTAAGGACTGGAAGCCACGGCGTAATTACGATGACATTGACGATTTCATCATCCAAGCTCCTATTCAGCAGATGGTCGCTGGCCAATCAGGACTCTTCACCCAGTACAACATCCAGAAGAAACCGCTTACTGTGCAAGACTTCCGCAGACTGGCCAACAGTGACAT GTACTGCACACCTCGCTACCTGAACTATGAAGATCTGGAGAGGAAGTACTGGAAGAATCTGACCTTCGTCTCGCCCATCTATGGTGCTGATGTGAGCGGCACGCTCTATGATGAG GACATTGAAGAGTGGAACATCGGGCACTTGAACTCAATCTTGGATGTGATTGAGGAGGATTGTGGAGTGTCCATTCAGGGCGTAAACACACCCTATCTGTACTTTGGAATGTGGAAGACCAGCTTCTCCTGGCACACGGAGGACATGGACCTCTACAGCATTAATTACCTGCACTTTGGGGAGCCCAAATCCTG GTATGCCATCCCTCCAGAACATGGGAAGAGATTGGAGCGTCTTGCTATAG GTTTCTTTCCTAACAGCTTTAAAAGCTGCGAGGCCTTCCTAAGACACAAGATGACACTGATATCCCCCTCTGTACTGAAGAAATACAGCATACCATTTGACAAG ATAACGCAGGAAGCGGGGGAGTTTATGATCACATTTCCGTATGGTTACCACGCTGGCTTCAACCACGGCTTCAACTGTGCCGAATCCACCAATTTCGCAAGCATCCGGTGGATCGATTATGGAAAAGTTGCTACGCAG TGTACATGCAGCAAGGACATGGTGAAGATCTCCATGGATCCGTTTGTCAGACGATTCCAGCCGGATCGCTATCAGGCCTGGACACAAGGAAAAGACTCATGTCCATTGGATCACACCCTGGCCACACCGAGCACCACACCAGAGCTGCAGAGCTGGCTTCAGAGGCGGCGCAGGAAAGCTCCCGCCACCACAAG TGTCCATTATCCACGCAGATCCTCCAAACGACTGAAGACTGAGGACACTGCACCAGTGAAGGGGGGCAGTCGGAGGAGTAGAGGGGCAGCTTTAACATCAAAAGACAAGGATAAAGAAGATCCAGTGAAACACCAGAAAGAATCGCAGAACTCAGGCCAATTAAAAG GGCTCACCGGTCCATGTCGACAAATGTGTGTTGTTAAAGTAACAAGAGTGGAGAATGACTTGCTAGCCCACTCCTCTAGACAAGTCAAAGATGCTTCCCCTGAGCGACTCTCGACCCCTGCCACATCCGATCCAGGTCACTCAAGCTCCCAGACGTCTTCAGATTTCGATGAAGATCAAGTATCCTCAAACACAAGCTCTACCGCACAGCCTGGACCTGAACCGACCTCAGAGAGTGACGTCACTGTGGATGTGACTCTGGactcagaaagaactactgaaaGCCCTTATCAAACATCAAACTGTGAATCTGCCCCAGAAACAAGTGCTTCTTCTATTCCTGTGACACATGGGTCGAGACCTAACTCCACTGGTGATGTGGTTTTATTTTTGGAAGCTGATTCCCAACAAGCTAAAATTGAAACAGAAGAGGCAGTCACCGAAAGCAGCATCGATTGCGGCACATCAGCACTTTACAAGGAGCAAAGCTCGATCCGTCTAGACTCGGCTCAGGATTCAGAAACCTCAGAGAACCGAACGAACCCTGAAATCCAGACTACTCAGTTTTGTGAGATGCCTCTTTTAATGCCCGAGCTCTCAGAAGAGAGAGTCGATCCTCAATCCCTCGCACCTGAAATGCCCTCGCTGACTCTCGCCGTCCGACCCGACACTACAAATCACAATCCGAACGACAGTGCACCCGTTCTCCATCTGGAAAAATCACACTCGCCTCCTGTTATAACAGAGGATGCGGCGACTTGGTCTGAAACAGCTTGTCACGACTGGCCCTTCGTTGCACCCCAAGAATGCGTAAACCAATCACAAAACACAATCACAGACAGCTTTATAACAAAACCATCATGTCCTTCCTTGGTTCCGGAATGGGGGCCACCAGAGGAGTCCAGACATGAACACACATGCCCATCTACAGACCAAAACACTCCAAATGAGTCCGTTTCGCAGTTTAAAATGACCAATCATAGTATCTTGCAATGTTCTACCATAGCAAACATGGATTTAATAGACACTCGGGACTCTGAAATGACCGATAACTCAGTCGGAAGAAATCTCGAAGAGCAGTCAAGCTCTCAAACATCCTTCATGGAGTCCAAAACCTTCACTATTTGGAAAAACCTCAGCTCCCAGAATCCCGCGGTGCTCATTGAGAGCCTGCAGCCCGAGCTGGTAATGGGTCTTACCACAGGTGGAAGCAGTCTCACAGACTATGCTCATGAATCGCTGCCTTACACCATGTGGTCCGAATCAGGGTGCCAACAAGAAAAGTTCCCTGACTCTCCAAACTCTTCTTCATGCACTCAAACCTGGACCAACCTGGAGCCCATCCCTATGCAGTGCTCAGGTGCAGACGTGGATCCAAACGCACCCCCAGATCTGAGGCAGCAGAACGTGGAGTTGGAACCAGCTGAAGCGTGTGTGCTCGGTCAGCAGGCAGGCTCTCAGGAACCTCAGGAGGAAGAGTTCAAAGGTCAGGAGTATTACGAAGGTGCCAAGTCAGAGCATGATGGGTCTGTGAGCGACTCGGATTCGTGTGAATCAGGAGATAAAGGTGCTGACAGCAGCAGTGAATCCAGTGAGGAGAATGCCACGAGTGACCCTGAGTATGTGGAGACGGGTCTGGAGCCTGGGGAAGTCTGTACA TATCAAATGCAAACTGTTAAGAAGACAACGAAGAGCTGGCGTCACCCCCTCAGAAAGCCCACAGCAAGAGCAGTGCCAAGTGCTGTGAAACAGCAGGCTGCCAGCGATGATG agacTGTAGAGGAAGGTGCGACTGAAGAAGAGGACCCGGAAACTGAGGAATGGGCAAAGCCTTTAGTGCATCTGTGGCAACACAGAAAAGCTCATCTTCAGTACGAACGAGAGTATAATATGACTGCAGCTCAAACCGCTCCACACTGTGCTGTCTGCACCCTTTTCCTGCCATACTGTCAG CCTGATAATTTAGAGGAGCGAAGGCATGATGTCTTGACGAGGGCTGCTACAGAGTCTCAGGGGTCATGTTCTCAGGAGACGAGCTTTAGATCACGACCTCTGATCCCTGAAATCTGCTTTGCGTACCAGGAGGGCCCATGTCCCTTGAACACACTGTTGGAGGAGGATGGATCCAGTCCTCTTGTGGCCTGCGATAGCTGCTGTGTTCAAGTTCATGCCA GTTGCTACGGTGTTGCTGCTCATGATGTCGGCCCAGAGTGGACATGTGACCGATGTGTGAGCGCAGACCTGGCAGCT GGATGCTGTTTGTGTAACCTGAGGGGAGGTGCATTAAAAAGAACCTCTGATGACAG ATGGGCCCATGTGATGTGTGCTGTGGGTCTCCCTGAGGTCAAGTTCATTGATGTGGTGAAGAGAGCTCCTATTGACATCAGTGCCATACCTGTGCAGAGATATAAACTG aagTGTATATATTGCCGGAACAGGATAAAGAAGCTGTCTGGCGCGTGTATTCAGTGCTCATGTGGTCGTTGCCCGACCTCTTTTCATGTCACCTGTGCACACGCAGCTGGAGTTCCCATGGAGCCTGATGATTGGCCGTATGTGGTTTTCATCACCTGTCACAGGCACCAGTCACGGAGCTCCAGTGCT gattatttactGAATAGAAAGTCTTCACAGTCACTTAaaactaaacttttgaacagtagt AAATCGAAAGTTAGCAAAAGTGAATTAGAAGTGGGCCAGACGGTGATCTCCAAACACAAAAATCTTCGTTACTACAGCTCACGCGTGACCCAGGTCACGGCCCACACATTCTATGAGGTTATGTTCGATGATGGCTCATTCAGCAACGATACATTCCCTGAAGACATTGTG AGCAGAGATTGTGCCCAGCTTGGGCCTCCTGAAGTGGGGGAAGCTGTTCAGGTGAAGTGGCCCGATGGACTTTTTTATGGAGCAAAGTACCTTGGCTCGAACACTTCATATATGTACCAG
- the LOC132142195 gene encoding lysine-specific demethylase 4C-like isoform X4, with amino-acid sequence MWKTSFSWHTEDMDLYSINYLHFGEPKSWYAIPPEHGKRLERLAIGFFPNSFKSCEAFLRHKMTLISPSVLKKYSIPFDKITQEAGEFMITFPYGYHAGFNHGFNCAESTNFASIRWIDYGKVATQCTCSKDMVKISMDPFVRRFQPDRYQAWTQGKDSCPLDHTLATPSTTPELQSWLQRRRRKAPATTSVHYPRRSSKRLKTEDTAPVKGGSRRSRGAALTSKDKDKEDPVKHQKESQNSGQLKGLTGPCRQMCVVKVTRVENDLLAHSSRQVKDASPERLSTPATSDPGHSSSQTSSDFDEDQVSSNTSSTAQPGPEPTSESDVTVDVTLDSERTTESPYQTSNCESAPETSASSIPVTHGSRPNSTGDVVLFLEADSQQAKIETEEAVTESSIDCGTSALYKEQSSIRLDSAQDSETSENRTNPEIQTTQFCEMPLLMPELSEERVDPQSLAPEMPSLTLAVRPDTTNHNPNDSAPVLHLEKSHSPPVITEDAATWSETACHDWPFVAPQECVNQSQNTITDSFITKPSCPSLVPEWGPPEESRHEHTCPSTDQNTPNESVSQFKMTNHSILQCSTIANMDLIDTRDSEMTDNSVGRNLEEQSSSQTSFMESKTFTIWKNLSSQNPAVLIESLQPELVMGLTTGGSSLTDYAHESLPYTMWSESGCQQEKFPDSPNSSSCTQTWTNLEPIPMQCSGADVDPNAPPDLRQQNVELEPAEACVLGQQAGSQEPQEEEFKGQEYYEGAKSEHDGSVSDSDSCESGDKGADSSSESSEENATSDPEYVETGLEPGEVCTYQMQTVKKTTKSWRHPLRKPTARAVPSAVKQQAASDDETVEEGATEEEDPETEEWAKPLVHLWQHRKAHLQYEREYNMTAAQTAPHCAVCTLFLPYCQPDNLEERRHDVLTRAATESQGSCSQETSFRSRPLIPEICFAYQEGPCPLNTLLEEDGSSPLVACDSCCVQVHASCYGVAAHDVGPEWTCDRCVSADLAAGCCLCNLRGGALKRTSDDRWAHVMCAVGLPEVKFIDVVKRAPIDISAIPVQRYKLKCIYCRNRIKKLSGACIQCSCGRCPTSFHVTCAHAAGVPMEPDDWPYVVFITCHRHQSRSSSADYLLNRKSSQSLKTKLLNSSKSKVSKSELEVGQTVISKHKNLRYYSSRVTQVTAHTFYEVMFDDGSFSNDTFPEDIVSRDCAQLGPPEVGEAVQVKWPDGLFYGAKYLGSNTSYMYQVEFEDGSQVLAKREDIYTLDEDLPKKVKGRLSTASSMRFQDAFFTTQGERKRRRTPNSRFQTDYIAHISPRTFARIPETRSKAN; translated from the exons ATGTGGAAGACCAGCTTCTCCTGGCACACGGAGGACATGGACCTCTACAGCATTAATTACCTGCACTTTGGGGAGCCCAAATCCTG GTATGCCATCCCTCCAGAACATGGGAAGAGATTGGAGCGTCTTGCTATAG GTTTCTTTCCTAACAGCTTTAAAAGCTGCGAGGCCTTCCTAAGACACAAGATGACACTGATATCCCCCTCTGTACTGAAGAAATACAGCATACCATTTGACAAG ATAACGCAGGAAGCGGGGGAGTTTATGATCACATTTCCGTATGGTTACCACGCTGGCTTCAACCACGGCTTCAACTGTGCCGAATCCACCAATTTCGCAAGCATCCGGTGGATCGATTATGGAAAAGTTGCTACGCAG TGTACATGCAGCAAGGACATGGTGAAGATCTCCATGGATCCGTTTGTCAGACGATTCCAGCCGGATCGCTATCAGGCCTGGACACAAGGAAAAGACTCATGTCCATTGGATCACACCCTGGCCACACCGAGCACCACACCAGAGCTGCAGAGCTGGCTTCAGAGGCGGCGCAGGAAAGCTCCCGCCACCACAAG TGTCCATTATCCACGCAGATCCTCCAAACGACTGAAGACTGAGGACACTGCACCAGTGAAGGGGGGCAGTCGGAGGAGTAGAGGGGCAGCTTTAACATCAAAAGACAAGGATAAAGAAGATCCAGTGAAACACCAGAAAGAATCGCAGAACTCAGGCCAATTAAAAG GGCTCACCGGTCCATGTCGACAAATGTGTGTTGTTAAAGTAACAAGAGTGGAGAATGACTTGCTAGCCCACTCCTCTAGACAAGTCAAAGATGCTTCCCCTGAGCGACTCTCGACCCCTGCCACATCCGATCCAGGTCACTCAAGCTCCCAGACGTCTTCAGATTTCGATGAAGATCAAGTATCCTCAAACACAAGCTCTACCGCACAGCCTGGACCTGAACCGACCTCAGAGAGTGACGTCACTGTGGATGTGACTCTGGactcagaaagaactactgaaaGCCCTTATCAAACATCAAACTGTGAATCTGCCCCAGAAACAAGTGCTTCTTCTATTCCTGTGACACATGGGTCGAGACCTAACTCCACTGGTGATGTGGTTTTATTTTTGGAAGCTGATTCCCAACAAGCTAAAATTGAAACAGAAGAGGCAGTCACCGAAAGCAGCATCGATTGCGGCACATCAGCACTTTACAAGGAGCAAAGCTCGATCCGTCTAGACTCGGCTCAGGATTCAGAAACCTCAGAGAACCGAACGAACCCTGAAATCCAGACTACTCAGTTTTGTGAGATGCCTCTTTTAATGCCCGAGCTCTCAGAAGAGAGAGTCGATCCTCAATCCCTCGCACCTGAAATGCCCTCGCTGACTCTCGCCGTCCGACCCGACACTACAAATCACAATCCGAACGACAGTGCACCCGTTCTCCATCTGGAAAAATCACACTCGCCTCCTGTTATAACAGAGGATGCGGCGACTTGGTCTGAAACAGCTTGTCACGACTGGCCCTTCGTTGCACCCCAAGAATGCGTAAACCAATCACAAAACACAATCACAGACAGCTTTATAACAAAACCATCATGTCCTTCCTTGGTTCCGGAATGGGGGCCACCAGAGGAGTCCAGACATGAACACACATGCCCATCTACAGACCAAAACACTCCAAATGAGTCCGTTTCGCAGTTTAAAATGACCAATCATAGTATCTTGCAATGTTCTACCATAGCAAACATGGATTTAATAGACACTCGGGACTCTGAAATGACCGATAACTCAGTCGGAAGAAATCTCGAAGAGCAGTCAAGCTCTCAAACATCCTTCATGGAGTCCAAAACCTTCACTATTTGGAAAAACCTCAGCTCCCAGAATCCCGCGGTGCTCATTGAGAGCCTGCAGCCCGAGCTGGTAATGGGTCTTACCACAGGTGGAAGCAGTCTCACAGACTATGCTCATGAATCGCTGCCTTACACCATGTGGTCCGAATCAGGGTGCCAACAAGAAAAGTTCCCTGACTCTCCAAACTCTTCTTCATGCACTCAAACCTGGACCAACCTGGAGCCCATCCCTATGCAGTGCTCAGGTGCAGACGTGGATCCAAACGCACCCCCAGATCTGAGGCAGCAGAACGTGGAGTTGGAACCAGCTGAAGCGTGTGTGCTCGGTCAGCAGGCAGGCTCTCAGGAACCTCAGGAGGAAGAGTTCAAAGGTCAGGAGTATTACGAAGGTGCCAAGTCAGAGCATGATGGGTCTGTGAGCGACTCGGATTCGTGTGAATCAGGAGATAAAGGTGCTGACAGCAGCAGTGAATCCAGTGAGGAGAATGCCACGAGTGACCCTGAGTATGTGGAGACGGGTCTGGAGCCTGGGGAAGTCTGTACA TATCAAATGCAAACTGTTAAGAAGACAACGAAGAGCTGGCGTCACCCCCTCAGAAAGCCCACAGCAAGAGCAGTGCCAAGTGCTGTGAAACAGCAGGCTGCCAGCGATGATG agacTGTAGAGGAAGGTGCGACTGAAGAAGAGGACCCGGAAACTGAGGAATGGGCAAAGCCTTTAGTGCATCTGTGGCAACACAGAAAAGCTCATCTTCAGTACGAACGAGAGTATAATATGACTGCAGCTCAAACCGCTCCACACTGTGCTGTCTGCACCCTTTTCCTGCCATACTGTCAG CCTGATAATTTAGAGGAGCGAAGGCATGATGTCTTGACGAGGGCTGCTACAGAGTCTCAGGGGTCATGTTCTCAGGAGACGAGCTTTAGATCACGACCTCTGATCCCTGAAATCTGCTTTGCGTACCAGGAGGGCCCATGTCCCTTGAACACACTGTTGGAGGAGGATGGATCCAGTCCTCTTGTGGCCTGCGATAGCTGCTGTGTTCAAGTTCATGCCA GTTGCTACGGTGTTGCTGCTCATGATGTCGGCCCAGAGTGGACATGTGACCGATGTGTGAGCGCAGACCTGGCAGCT GGATGCTGTTTGTGTAACCTGAGGGGAGGTGCATTAAAAAGAACCTCTGATGACAG ATGGGCCCATGTGATGTGTGCTGTGGGTCTCCCTGAGGTCAAGTTCATTGATGTGGTGAAGAGAGCTCCTATTGACATCAGTGCCATACCTGTGCAGAGATATAAACTG aagTGTATATATTGCCGGAACAGGATAAAGAAGCTGTCTGGCGCGTGTATTCAGTGCTCATGTGGTCGTTGCCCGACCTCTTTTCATGTCACCTGTGCACACGCAGCTGGAGTTCCCATGGAGCCTGATGATTGGCCGTATGTGGTTTTCATCACCTGTCACAGGCACCAGTCACGGAGCTCCAGTGCT gattatttactGAATAGAAAGTCTTCACAGTCACTTAaaactaaacttttgaacagtagt AAATCGAAAGTTAGCAAAAGTGAATTAGAAGTGGGCCAGACGGTGATCTCCAAACACAAAAATCTTCGTTACTACAGCTCACGCGTGACCCAGGTCACGGCCCACACATTCTATGAGGTTATGTTCGATGATGGCTCATTCAGCAACGATACATTCCCTGAAGACATTGTG AGCAGAGATTGTGCCCAGCTTGGGCCTCCTGAAGTGGGGGAAGCTGTTCAGGTGAAGTGGCCCGATGGACTTTTTTATGGAGCAAAGTACCTTGGCTCGAACACTTCATATATGTACCAG